The following are encoded in a window of Sminthopsis crassicaudata isolate SCR6 chromosome 3, ASM4859323v1, whole genome shotgun sequence genomic DNA:
- the LOC141559939 gene encoding olfactory receptor 56B1-like codes for MAPATRLFNGSHFQVKEFILLGLPGIHSWQHWLSLPLAVLYLSSISTNLLIFITIWKQPKLHQPMYQFLSILSVVDIGLATTIMPKILAIFWFDAKAISLPECFAQMYAIHCFIAMESGIFLCMAFDRYVAICHPLHYPTIVTAYSVFKATIFMVLRNGLLVIPVPVLAAQRDYCSSNEIDHCLCSNMGVTSLSCDDRRHNSICQMILSLLIMGGDLTLIILSYALIFSSVMKLNSAEAAYKALSTCSSHLILILFFYTVIVVIFVTHLSGRKNPLISVLFNVLHNIIPPTLNPIVYAFRTRDLRLGFQKLLLPSKKNK; via the coding sequence ATGGCTCCAGCTACAAGGCTCTTCAATGGCTCCCACTTCCAGGTCAAAGAATTCATTCTTCTGGGACTCCCTGGAATCCATAGTTGGCAGCATTGGCTCTCTTTACCTTTGGCAGTACTCTACCTCTCCTCCATCAGCACCAATCTGCTCATCTTTATCACCATCTGGAAGCAACCCAAATTACACCAGCCCATGTACCAATTTCTAAGCATTCTGTCTGTTGTGGACATAGGTCTAGCCACCACCATCATGCCCAAGATATTGGCCATCTTCTGGTTTGATGCCAAAGCCATCAGCCTCCCTGAGTGCTTTGCTCAGATGTATGCCATACATTGCTTTATAGCCATGGAGTCAGGAATCTTTCTCTGCATGGCTTTTGACAGATATGTGGCTATTTGCCATCCCCTCCACTATCCCACCATTGTCACAGCCTATTCTGTCTTCAAAGCCACAATATTTATGGTACTCAGAAATGGACTGCTTGTTATCCCAGTACCTGTGCTGGCTGCACAGAGAGACTACTGCTCCTCAAATGAAATAGACCACTGCTTATGCTCCAACATGGGGGTCACCAGCCTGTCCTGTGATGACAGGAGGCACAACAGCATTTGTCAGATGATACTGTCTTTGCTGATAATGGGGGGTGACTTAACTCTGATCATCCTTTCCTatgccttgattttctcatctgtgatgAAACTGAATTCTGCAGAAGCTGCATACAAAGCCCTGAGCACCTGTAGCTCCCATCTCATCCTCATCCTTTTCTTCTATACAGTGATTGTTGTAATTTTTGTCACCCACCTGTCAGGAAGAAAGAATCCCTTGATCTCTGTGCTTTTTAATGTGTTGCACAACATCATCCCCCCAACCCTCAATCCTATTGTGTATGCATTTAGGACCCGAGACCTCAGGCTGGGCTTCCAGAAGTTGCTTCTgccaagtaaaaaaaataaatga